TGCGTTCACCATATGAGAGCGGGAAGTTTCAGAAATTGGACTTCCCGCTCTTATTTGTGGTGCTTAAAAACTGTTTTTTTCGACTTAGCGCAGCTAACTGGATTTTGCACAGTTTTTCCACTATTTGTATGGGCGCACCATACGAAACGTGTGAGCCTGTCCACTTCGCGCGAGTTGGCCAGGCCAAGTTGTTAAACCGAAAATAAAGGCATTGTTGAGAAGTCTGGCTTTTGAAGAATGTTTCGCGATGTTGTTACACATCACTGGCTGTTTTCCCTTGAGAAAGATGGGCTATGTGAGCCATGTTTCATGGTGACTTTCATTTTCATCTCAAGCAGGCGGACTCTCAAAACAACCAGACGGCGCAGACCGAAGAGAACATTGTCTAAGCGATTCCATCGCTCGGGTTTTGCCACCTGTTTATAGATGCTGATGAATAGTCATTCCATCAATCAAGCCTTGAAAAAGGAAAACCTATGAAACAAAGAAAACGATGGCTAGGTCTAGCCTTCGCACCCTTCGCGCTAGCAATGTTTGCTTTGGCGCAACCCGCCCACGCGGCGGACTACACCGGCAATTGCGCTCTTATGCCCAATCACGTGACAGGTGATGCCAATGTTAACGACAGCGCCTGCATTATTAGCTCGGATCTAACAGTTGACGGCTCTCTCACTATCAACGCGACTTCTGTAGATGCGAAGAATATCAATGCCGGTGGCAACATCACAATCAACACCTCAAGCGGAAACATCAAAACTTTCCAGCTTATCAATGCCGCAGGTGACATTAAGGTTGCTTCCGGCACAGGAGACGTTGAAACACGAAAGATCTCCGCTGGTACTTCTGTCCAGGTAACGGCAGGACTGGCAGGTGGTGTCACAAGCAAAATTGTTGTGACCCAACCAATTGTTATCAACAAGACTCAAGACACTGAGGGACACGGTAACGTCATTCTTCGTGCGCGAGGCAATATCAGCACCTCCACCATTCGCACAGACGGAGAACTAGGGGCGGCGAGCCTCAAAGCTGGAGCCATCCAGATTGACTCCAATCTCGCCGGTGGAAGCACCGAATTTGTTATCGGTGGCTCCGGTGCTGCTAATGGCGTGAACGGCTCTATTATCACCCGCACCACCGTAGGCGGGGGTACTGACACCATTTACACATTCCATGGAGTACGAATCACTAACGGAGGATTCAACTCCACCGGCGGTATCACCGTAACAAGCATGGCAAACATTCAGGTAACGGCAACTCAATCGAGAGCCGGATGGATTGAGCTTAATGCTCAAAATGGCATTCTCAAATTGCCATCCGGCAAATTGAACGCCGAAGGCGCAAATCCTTTGGGTACTGACCCAGGCCCCTCGTATACTGGCGGCGCCATTTATCTGTTAGCCAAAGAAATTCAAACTGAATCCGGCGCCATCATCTCTGCGCGACAAGCTCCTGGAGCTACTCCGACATTGCATCAGATCGCTTTGGCAACGGAAACGGTCACGCTCAAGGGTGAGAATGGTCTCCGCATTCTGAACGACGGTGATGGTGTTCCGGAATCATTTGGCACAATTATGGTGCCACAGTTCGGCTTGACACCCACCAGTAATAACAGCCTAAACGATCTCAAGTGGGGCTTCCTTGGCGATCTGAGTCTTTCTACTCACAAGACACTTCTAGTGAATGGCATCTCCGACCGTTCGCCTTTCCGCTTAAGTTCTGATGGAAGCAACCAGGGGGTAGCGATTTCTGGCTATCCTCTAGCCTTCAAGACTGGCGTCTTGGATATCTCCGCAAGGGGAGCTGAAAATCACAAAATCAAATTGGGTTACTTTGGTGTTCCAGATGGCGGAAGTCTTGGAGTTCAAATTGACACCACTCTAACAGCGACTATCGACGCATCGGGCAAAGATGGCAACGGTGGTGTGCTTGATATCGCTGGTGACGGGTTCGATATTTTGCATACTCCATTGCTTAGACTGCTTGCTACAGGACCATCGAGCGGTGATGGAGACGGTGGCCAAGTCAAGATTAAGGTCAACGATATCACGCTCTCTTCGACTCCTGAAACCAAGGTTCAGATCGATGGCAGTGCAGCAACCGCTGGAAGCGGTAATGCAATTGTTTCCGAACTTTCTAGCGATGACCCGCAAGCCATTAAGATTGAAACTGCGGCTAATACAAGTTTGATTTTTGGTTCAGCCAAAGGGATGTTTTCACTACAGGCTAATGGTGGCTTTGTCGGTGGGAACGCAGGCGGCATCAAAGTAGAACTCGGCGGTGAAAATAGCAAAATCTCCATTCGTAATCACGAGCGAATCGTTCAGGCCGCAGCGCTGAATGAAGATGGCAATGCGGGAAAAATCCTTATCAGCGCGAAGGATGTGCCGATGCAGGCGCAGATAGGCACCAATAACACGGTACCTACTATCGTTGCGACCGGCGGAAGCAATTCCGGCGAGGGCGGTACAGTCGAAATACCGCACCTCCGGGCGGTTAATAACACTGCTCCAGATTCTGAAGAGATACTCGTAAATGTGGCTACGGCAATTAAGGTCGACGGCGCCCCGTCTCGTGATCCTAATATTTTTGATGGTCAAATCTCCATCAATGGCGTCGTTTGTCGTTAGCGGCATACACCTGACACCTATTGGTTCACATCAGCCTGGAACTGCGTTAATCCAGACTCGCCGACTTCTGAGGACTACTCAATCTATGATGGGGCCCAGTTGTTGAATGGGACTATGGCTACTCAATTGTCAAACACTCTTTCTGTGGACAACAAGAGAGTCCAGATTTACCTGATGCTCGATTCGAATGCCTTCCTCCGGTTTGTCGGAGGCAAGCAGCAGGAGTCTGCCTATGCCGCTGGCTATTCGCAAGTTCAGTCGCGCATGAGTGCCGTTTTTGTTCGTACAAGAGTGCCACAGTTTGACCCTACTAAGAGTGTCTTTCAGGCGCCAACGTATGGGATTCTCTCCGTTGAAGATGCGTACAATTCACCCACTATCAGAAAGGCAGCCATTATTCATGAATTGTCTCACCAGCTCGATTTCATTTGGGGACACCCAAGTGAAGGATTGTTTGCGTCGAAAAGACCGGACGCTTTCGCGCAATTGGATGCTGCGGATAGAACTACCATATGGTCTCCGCAAAGACTGAGTGATAACCCTAGTTCTTCGAACACGGGTATTATGCAAGGATTTGACACACACATTGCCGATACGATAGACAATCGGATCGGCCCTAACGCTATACCCAACCAGGTCAAGCATCTTGAGATGTTCGCACGAATTTTCACGCACCATTATCGCATCACGGATGGTATTACTTTCCAGCCTGAGCTTGATAATGCATATGACACTATGCAGGTTTTGAAAGATATCGTAGACCCGTTAATCGCTACTCCGCCGGCTCCAGTTAACTAGAGTTGGGAGTTCGGAGGGAGAGGAGTATTACCCCTCTCCCTCTTTCTTATTTGACGGATACCCATTTTGCCTCATGATTCCCGAGTCCACTGACTTTTATTTTGGAAGCGAAGCCTTTATCGAACTCAATCTCGATCTGACTTTTCTTCTCGCGATCGTTTAAATCCACAAACTCATACGTTCTAGTATTTTCTGATTTAGCAACGGGCCTGCCGTAAAACGAGTCGCAAAACGACGTTTTCATCTCTGTAACTTTTGGAATGCCTGTGTACTCACAATGTCTTCGGTCTGTTGCCATTGCAGGGTTTAAAACTGCTGCATCGTTTTCCCCAAAAGAAACTACAGCGACTATTCTCCTCGTTTTATCCCGAGGGCTGCCAAGGAAATAAACGCTGCCCTTCAACAGATTTTGTTCGAATTGTTCACCGCCTAACTTATTAACTAGTAAGGTGTTGGGATCTTGCTTAATTGGTTCATTCAGCACATATTCGATGCTTCTTGTTTCTTTCGCCGCATGACTCGCAGGCGAAAAACTGCACACAACTGTCATAGCCAAAAGAAATGACAGTTGTAATTTCCTTTCAAAGCCCATTTTGAGAACAACTATTTTCAATCCAGTACTCCTGGCTAACTCTCTACTTCCACTATAGCTGCAAAGACTGAAAAGCCTATACTGGCTTGAAAAAACTGGTTTTTTTTAATTCTTGTGTAAGCAGTTCTCGCGAAAAAGTTTTTGCGCTGGTGTACGACAGCACTTAGTATATTTGGAGTTCAGGATTTGCCAGTATTGGCGTTTTTACCGGTATATGGCGTGCCGAAGTGGGCTCATATGTTCAGTCAACCAACTAACTGACCGGTCAGCTAGTTGCAACGTGAGCAGCTACTGTTGTGTCACTAACTAGTTTCAGATTCTCTCAAGCAAGCTGGAGAATGCAGAAGTAGTATTGAGTTATGGATATGGTCTGGTCTCTAGCTTTACTCGTCGGCATATTACTCGCCTTGAATTACATGGCAGGGGGGCGGGCATCGACTATTTTGCGACCGACGACCCGACTGGTCGAAAACCTGCTCTCTTTTGCAGTTAAAGCGGTTTTGAGTTTGGCGGGGTCAATCTTGCGCCTCTGTGCGGGATCGGTGAAGCTGCCAAAATTCAAAGGCGAGAAAGACAATGGGCCAGCAGGGCCGCCGTCGCCCAGATGGAAGGATGATTGAATTGATTAGACACTGTTTGTGAGTCAATCTTGTTGATTTTTCGCCCAGTTGCCCTTAGTTTTGTGAGGTTTGTAATTTAATTCGTTCGTCATAGAGCTTTTTGTTAGCGTGCAATCTTTCGAATTCCAGCGGAATAGTAGCCGGATCTACTCTTTCTGTTGGAACTCGAAGAAATTCCGAAACCGCCTGCGGCGTAGGTGCAAAAGGCGCAGGGTCTTCTAGTCGGGCTTTTGCATCCAATGGTTTTGCTATGTCGCCACCGGCGAACTTCAACAAGACTGCTTTCTTCTCTCCATGAAAGACTTTATCGTTTGTCACGAAGAGTCCGCTTCCTGCTTGAACATGCGCCATGTATGCAAGCGTGTCACATTTTGGATTAAGCCATTTCCATTTCCAATTTCCCTTGGACTTGTCTGCTCCGACTTCAAACAGATGAAATTGAAAAGGTAGATTTGGCCACAGTACATTGTGAATCTCGGCTTCCAAAATTGTCCCGTTTTGCGTTGCGAAATAGCAATTGTCCAGATACGTTATGTCTAGATACGCGGGCGGAATAAGGATTACCGCGTTTCCTAATCCAAGCCGCTTGAGCCGTTCTTTGAAAAGACTGAAGTTGGGAGCCATAATTCCGTTTGGCTGTTTCTCAGACGCGCTGATTCCAACAACCCGAAGGACTATCTGGCCTGCCTCATGCATGGCAATCAGCTCACGAATCCCTTGAGCGTAGTCGCGCTCTTCGTCCAGCCCGATTATGCAGTTGGTGTCTATTGTGCAGTTTGGTTTTGGTGATAACGGCATACTACCTACTTTTGCAGCCTCAGACATCGAAATCGGCGATTTTTACATCACCGTATTTGTCCAATGTCACGAGTGTCTCAGCATCCCCTCTTTCAGCGCCGATTACCTTGCCCACAAACGAGTAGGTTCGCACTTTTGGCTGCGTCCATGTTTTGAGCTGGACTGCAATCGTAGAAAGCACTACGTCTTTCCACTGCCCTTCGTTTCTCAAGGCATCAAGTTCTTCGAAAGAATGATGTTCTGCTGGGATTGGTATTTTGAACCGGGTGTCATGGACAAAATTGAGATTGAATGTTTTCAGTCCACCTAATTTCAAGGACCCTGTTGGCTCGGGCTTAAAATCCGATGGCATCTGGTCTATTGCTTCCAAGCTTTGTTCGTCCTTGATGATTTCAGTCACCGCTAGCCCTACCTCCGCTAGCTCTTTCTCGATTGTGCTTACTCGTTTAAAGACTGTTCTAGGTGTCTTAGGTAGGGCGAGAAATCCGTACTGTAGATAGAAACCCATCGGATCTCGTGCTCCAGCGGCTATTTCATCCGCATTTGGTTGCTCGACATCAATAAGCATCACGGCTGAGGCTACTGTTGATGAGCCTTTGAGGCAATTCTTCTGTGCATCGACTAAAAGCAATTCGCCAAGCCTGGGTTTCTCACCGCTTTTAGAAAGTTCGTCTCGGTAGCGTTCATCTACCCCTAGTCTTCCTAGCAGAGTTGCGCCTATTAACGGGTAGCGAGGCACCTTTCTTTGAACGTTCTTCGGCAGGTCTTCGAATTTGACACTCATCGAAGAAAGTGTGTAGTAGCCTCGAATTTTCTTCTCGCCTTTTTCGGTCAGCACAAATACCATTGATGTCTTGCTGGACATGGCTCGGGCTGCCTGCTCTTTTATAAACCGTTGGATGCTCGGCAGGCTTGATGTGAATTCTGTGCAGTCATGCTCAGGTGCCCACGGTTGAATGTCAAATTCGATTGTCAAGGCTATCCCAGTTTCTCCCTGTACCGGCGAGCCGCTTCAATTGCCTTCTTGTTAGGCGCGGGTTCGTGCATGAACGCCTCGGCAAGGGCCATGCTGTCTTCAAGGCAAAGCTTCAAGACCATCTGTTGCTCGATTACCTGTGATGCCTGGCTAAGAGCTGCTGCCACGACAAAATCAGATACTGTGCGACCTTGTAGCTCGGCAGCCTTTTCTATCTGCGATTTTGCGGCTGGTGGCAAACGCAAATCTAGACGCTCTTTTTTTAGCTCGGCTGACATAATCCAGATCCTCTTGGCTTGTTTTCATTGTACGGTAAAAATCCGTACAAGGCAATAGCGATTTGACTCGGTTACGTGGTTGTTAAATTGAGCCTTTTGCTGCCTGCTATTTGCGCCTTCCTAAGCCGGAGCAGCGGTAAGCAGGTTGCCGAACTCTTCGGTTTTGACTGCCTTATTGTTCCTGAAATACAAGACTTGGGAATTCGGGCGGATGAGGACTTTGAACGCATCCCCATGGTTTTCCCATGTGATCATCAAGTCGCCATCTATGGTCACGCTGATCTTAGGGGCGCTTGCCTGGCTGTGAGTCTTGAGGATTTCGGTTCCTTTGGCTAGTGCTTCCGTCGTCGGTAGTACATCATCTTCATCGGCAAGTTCAATGGCTTCTTTCACGAGCTTAGCTAGGTGCTTGATTGCATCATCCACCCAGGGCGTTTTCTTCTGCTCTTTGTTGTTGACCATGTCTAAATTTCTTATCTACGTTTGCATCTTACCCAAAAGTGACTAAAGTGCCCAACCCGTGGGAAAAATCCCCTTTCTGCAACATTCCGACTATTACCTTTGCCGTGCTGGAAAGCCGAACGTCTGAGAAACCAGAGAGAAAATCCCTAGACTCCTCTTGCCTGAAAGGACCATGTCTGTGTGGGGTGCCTCCGGCACTTTCTAACATGGCACATCCGTGCTCGCTCGTTACCTCACTCTGATGGTTTGGGTGTTGTTTTGCGTTCGTAAATTGATGGCTGCAGATGCAGCGCGCGGAGTTGGAAACGACGCGCAACAACACCCCCGCACACGAAGGGAGGCACGACCGTACGGTAAGGCAAGATACAATGCGCGGGCACGCGCATGGAAAATGCCAACTAATGACTATTTAACCGTCGGCACATGCCTGGGAATTACCCTATGGCGCAGGGCGCATCTCTCATACTATCCTATTGATAGTAGCGGAGGTAGCGGCACAATGGAAGAACCGAAAAAACGAGTCTATACCCCGAAGGTGGAAACGAGGCTAGCCCGAGCCGACATTAATCGGCTGGACGAGGCAGCAAAAACGGCCGGCAAGAGTCGGTCGGATT
This genomic interval from Candidatus Melainabacteria bacterium contains the following:
- a CDS encoding DUF1778 domain-containing protein, yielding MSAELKKERLDLRLPPAAKSQIEKAAELQGRTVSDFVVAAALSQASQVIEQQMVLKLCLEDSMALAEAFMHEPAPNKKAIEAARRYREKLG